The proteins below come from a single Nocardiopsis gilva YIM 90087 genomic window:
- a CDS encoding glycoside hydrolase family 3 protein, translating to MRLRHTLAPLGASLILLTSACSGGGGGAPGDDGEDAPQGAGSAAEAQRIAEDLLSDMELKDKVGQLLVLTVSGTTPEVDSQAIEDYRPGGFIYFPENLESAGQIAALSNGLQERAADTGAGVPLFLGIDQEQGLVARLPIGARFPDAMAVGATGDPDQARTLARTTADELAALGINLDYAPVADVNSQADNPVIGVRSFGSDPDSVSEMAVAEAEAFQKSGVVPVAKHFPGHGDTDVDSHTGLPTIDKSREDWEKTDLPPFRAAVDAGVDAIMTAHVVMPQLDDSGAPATLSRDIIGGILRDELGYDGVVTTDALNMEGVRQAHDDGENAVRAILAGADQLLMPPDPKAAVSAVTDAVKEGRISEERLDESVLRILKLKARRGVIGAEPVDPDAAAKAVGSEKDQAAAQKLADTSMTLLRNKGDVLPLADGASVYVTGKGAETIGAELRALGYTLASTFARADATVVGTADARRDSAQQAMVQNALGAGKPVVVIAQGTPYDLSAFPEVDAYLATYSAVEASRVAAARTLAGKVDPAGRLPVDLPGTDLKVGAGLGYRG from the coding sequence ATGCGACTGCGTCACACCCTCGCGCCGCTGGGCGCGAGCCTGATCCTGCTGACCTCCGCCTGTAGCGGAGGTGGTGGAGGTGCGCCGGGAGATGACGGGGAGGATGCGCCGCAGGGCGCGGGCTCGGCGGCGGAGGCGCAGCGCATCGCCGAGGACCTGCTCTCCGACATGGAGCTGAAGGACAAGGTCGGCCAGCTGCTCGTGCTCACCGTGTCGGGGACCACGCCTGAGGTGGATTCTCAGGCCATCGAGGACTACCGCCCGGGCGGCTTCATCTACTTCCCGGAGAACCTCGAATCGGCCGGCCAGATCGCCGCGCTCTCCAACGGCCTGCAGGAGCGGGCCGCCGACACCGGAGCGGGCGTCCCCCTGTTCCTCGGCATCGACCAGGAGCAGGGGCTGGTCGCCCGGCTGCCCATCGGCGCCCGCTTCCCCGACGCCATGGCGGTCGGCGCCACCGGCGACCCCGACCAGGCCCGCACCCTCGCGCGCACCACGGCCGACGAGCTCGCCGCGCTCGGCATCAACCTCGACTACGCACCCGTGGCCGACGTGAACTCCCAGGCCGACAACCCCGTCATCGGCGTCCGCTCATTCGGATCCGACCCCGACAGCGTCTCCGAGATGGCGGTCGCCGAGGCCGAGGCGTTCCAGAAGAGCGGCGTCGTCCCCGTGGCCAAGCACTTCCCCGGGCACGGCGACACCGACGTCGACAGCCACACCGGCCTGCCCACCATCGACAAGAGCCGGGAGGACTGGGAGAAGACCGACCTGCCGCCGTTCCGCGCGGCCGTCGACGCGGGCGTGGACGCCATCATGACCGCCCACGTCGTGATGCCGCAGCTCGACGACTCCGGCGCACCGGCCACCCTGTCGCGGGACATCATCGGCGGCATCCTCCGCGACGAGCTGGGCTACGACGGCGTCGTCACCACCGACGCGCTGAACATGGAGGGCGTCCGCCAGGCCCACGACGACGGCGAGAACGCGGTGCGCGCCATCCTCGCCGGGGCGGATCAGCTGCTGATGCCCCCGGACCCCAAGGCCGCGGTCAGTGCCGTGACCGACGCAGTGAAGGAGGGCCGGATCAGCGAGGAGCGGCTGGACGAGTCCGTGCTCCGCATCCTGAAGCTCAAGGCCCGCCGGGGTGTCATCGGAGCCGAGCCGGTCGACCCCGACGCCGCGGCGAAGGCCGTGGGGTCCGAGAAGGACCAGGCCGCCGCCCAGAAGCTCGCCGACACGTCGATGACCCTCCTCCGCAACAAGGGCGACGTCCTCCCGCTCGCCGACGGCGCCTCGGTGTACGTGACCGGCAAGGGAGCCGAGACGATCGGGGCGGAGCTGCGCGCGCTCGGCTACACGCTCGCCTCGACATTCGCCCGGGCCGACGCCACGGTCGTGGGGACGGCGGACGCCCGCCGCGACAGCGCGCAGCAGGCGATGGTGCAGAACGCCCTCGGGGCGGGCAAGCCGGTGGTGGTGATCGCCCAGGGGACGCCGTACGACCTCTCGGCCTTCCCGGAGGTCGACGCCTACCTCGCGACCTACTCCGCGGTCGAGGCCTCCCGCGTCGCCGCGGCCCGGACGCTGGCCGGAAAGGTCGACCCGGCGGGCCGGCTCCCCGTCGACCTGCCCGGCACCGACCTGAAGGTCGGCGCCGGACTCGGCTACCGGGGCTGA
- the ptsP gene encoding phosphoenolpyruvate--protein phosphotransferase, whose product MLRGVGVSSGVGYAPALRLSRSIPEPPADARHDGDADAEIQRATSAMEETALDLTARGERVGGAAREVLAAQALMARDPALADDVKRRVGEGATAARAVSEAMAVYRDMLASAGEYLAARVADLDDVRDRVVARLLGVPVPGIPESATPFVLVAGDLAPADTAMLDPERVVAFVTREGGPTSHTAILARSLGLPAVVACAGADAIDDGTRLLVDGMTGEVVLEPATEAVRAARATAAARDAAAAESTGPGRTSDGHAVPLLANIGGPQDLPAALDNGAEGVGLYRTEFLFLDRADAPGHEEQVAAYRAVLEAFPGGKVVVRTLDSGADKPLAFLPAPGAEPNPALGERGLRMMRRHPRTLESQLAALAEAQRGTDAQLHVMAPMVTDVEDAEWFAAAAATAGIEHAGIMIEVPAAALRARHLARSVDFFSIGTNDLTQYTCAADREVGGLSRFQDPWQPAVLELVAATATAAQQAGRPCGVCGEAAADPVLACVLVGLGVTTLSMGATALPMVRAALARTSLAQCREAAQAALEARTVAEAVSSARSHLPGLADLGL is encoded by the coding sequence GGAGCCCCCCGCCGACGCGCGGCACGACGGGGACGCCGACGCCGAGATCCAGCGCGCCACCTCCGCGATGGAGGAGACGGCGCTGGACCTCACCGCGCGGGGCGAGCGCGTGGGCGGAGCGGCCCGGGAGGTGCTGGCCGCTCAGGCACTCATGGCCCGCGACCCCGCGCTCGCCGACGACGTCAAGCGGCGGGTCGGCGAGGGTGCCACCGCGGCGCGCGCCGTCTCCGAGGCCATGGCCGTCTACCGGGACATGCTCGCGAGCGCCGGTGAGTACCTGGCCGCCCGCGTCGCCGACCTGGACGACGTGCGCGACCGCGTCGTCGCCCGCCTGCTCGGCGTGCCGGTCCCCGGAATCCCCGAGTCCGCGACCCCCTTCGTCCTGGTGGCGGGCGACCTCGCCCCGGCCGACACCGCCATGCTCGACCCCGAGCGCGTCGTCGCCTTCGTCACCCGCGAGGGCGGGCCGACCAGCCACACCGCCATCCTCGCCCGTTCACTGGGGCTTCCGGCCGTCGTGGCCTGTGCGGGCGCCGACGCCATCGACGACGGCACGCGGCTCCTGGTCGACGGCATGACCGGAGAGGTCGTGCTCGAACCGGCCACGGAAGCGGTGCGGGCCGCCCGCGCCACGGCCGCAGCGCGGGACGCGGCCGCGGCCGAGAGCACCGGGCCCGGCCGAACCTCCGACGGCCACGCCGTTCCGCTGCTGGCCAACATCGGCGGCCCGCAGGACCTCCCGGCCGCCCTCGACAATGGTGCCGAGGGTGTGGGCCTGTACCGCACGGAGTTCCTGTTCCTGGACCGCGCCGACGCGCCCGGCCACGAGGAACAGGTCGCCGCCTACCGCGCCGTGCTGGAGGCGTTTCCCGGCGGCAAGGTCGTGGTGCGCACCCTGGACTCCGGAGCCGACAAGCCGCTGGCGTTCCTCCCCGCCCCCGGTGCGGAGCCCAACCCGGCACTCGGCGAACGGGGCCTGCGCATGATGCGCCGCCACCCTCGGACGCTGGAGTCCCAGCTGGCCGCGCTGGCCGAGGCCCAGCGCGGTACCGACGCCCAGCTGCACGTGATGGCGCCGATGGTCACCGATGTGGAGGACGCGGAGTGGTTCGCCGCTGCCGCCGCCACAGCGGGCATCGAGCACGCGGGCATCATGATCGAGGTGCCGGCCGCCGCCCTGCGCGCCCGCCACCTCGCGCGGTCCGTGGACTTCTTCAGCATCGGCACCAACGACCTCACCCAGTACACGTGCGCCGCCGACCGCGAGGTCGGCGGGCTCAGCCGCTTCCAGGACCCCTGGCAGCCGGCGGTGCTGGAGCTGGTCGCGGCGACCGCCACCGCGGCACAGCAGGCCGGGCGGCCGTGCGGTGTGTGCGGCGAGGCGGCGGCCGACCCGGTCCTCGCGTGCGTGCTGGTCGGCCTGGGTGTGACGACCCTGTCGATGGGCGCCACCGCCCTGCCCATGGTGCGCGCCGCCCTGGCCCGCACCTCGCTGGCCCAGTGCCGGGAGGCCGCCCAGGCCGCCCTGGAGGCCCGCACGGTCGCAGAAGCCGTCAGCAGTGCCCGGAGCCACCTGCCGGGACTGGCCGACCTGGGGCTCTAA